The Streptomyces lienomycini sequence GCCGGGTCGGCCTCCAGGGCGGCCAGGTCGCGGGCCAGCGCTCCCTCGGTGAGCCGGTCGTCGGCGTCCAGGACCTTCACGTACGCGCCGTCCGCGTGCGCCAGGGCCATCGTGCGTGCCACCCCGGGCCCGCCCTGCCGGTCCGGCCTGCCCTGGTGGAAGACGACCCGCGGGTCGTCGGGCACGTACGGTCGGACGTCCTCTCCTCGGCCGTCCTCCTGGATCACCCAGCGCCACTCCCAGCCCTCGGGCAACTCCTGTGCGCACAGCGAGGCGTGGGCCTCGGGCAGGAAGGGGGCCGCGGGGCCGTGGACGGCCGTGACGATGACGACGCGCCGGTTCACGGCGGCACTCACCACCTTTCGAGTCGGGTCGTGAAGAGCAGTTCGGTACGGTCGCCGGGCAGTGTGACGTCGGACACGTCCACCACCCGGCCGTCGGTGTCGTACGAGGTCTTGCGGAGCAGGATCACCGACGTGCCCGGCGGCAGGTCCAGGGCCGCGGCCTCCTCCGGTGTCGGCGGGCGGGCGGTGAGGCGCTCCTCCACCCGGTCCAGTTCGATGCCCACGGTGTGGAGCTGGTGCTGGGTGCCGCCGGGCCAGGGCTCGCCCGCCTCGTCCAGGAGGGCGGGGTTGGCCGCGATCATGTCGCGCACGAGGTAGGAGGTCACGAGGTTGAAGGGGGCGGTCTCGGCCGAGTGCCGGGTCCGGTAGGCGCGTTGCAGGAGCACGGTGCCCTCGGGGACGCCGAAGGCACGGGCCAGTTCCCCGGTCGCCCTCCGCTCGCGGTACTCCGCGTGGAAGACGAGGTCGTCGGCGCCGAGGCCGGTGTCGTGCTCCGTGACGCCGGTCCCGGCCCGGGCGGCGAGCGGACGGCGGGCCCGGTCCTTCTCCCACTGGTGCCGGCGGTTGTCCCGCACGGCCGGGATGCGGGGGCGTCGGACGAAGGTGCCGAGGCCGTGCCGCTTGTCGATCAGGCCCTCGTCGCTGAGCAGCCGGAGCGCGTTCTGCACCGTCGGCACGCTGCGCCGGTAGTGGTCGGCGAGGTCCGCCTCGGACGGCAGACGGTCGCCGGGCGCGCGCTCACCGGCGCGGATCGAGCGGCGCAGATCGTCCGCGATCACTTCGTACGCCTTGGGCACGGCACTCACCGGTTCCGGTCCGTCGTCGGGTCGTCCTCGCGGTCGCAGGCTACAACTCCTCAAGAGGTCTTGAGGAGTCGGGGTCCGGTGGAGAGCCGGAGGAGCTGCCGGGGGCCTCGCACACACGGCGGCGGCCCGGCTGCTCTGTCGAGCGGCCGGGCCGTTTCTCGCGTGTGGTGCGGTACGCAGATCGCCGTTACGTCGGGGTCGGGGGTGGCTCGGGCCGCTCAGCGCTGGAGAGGGGCGGTGTGCTGGGCCGGAGCCTCGGCGGCGCCGTCGCCCGGAAGATCGGGGGCCGCAGTGGTGGCGGTGGCGTCGGCGAGCGGGCGGTGGCGGCAACTGGGAGCCGTTCCGTGGGCCTCGGCGCGGATGCGCTGCTTCATGGTGGGGGGCAGGGAACCGGTTCGGGACCGGGACCAGGCGGTCGCCGCCGCGGGTGCCGCCTCGGGGGAGGCGCTCTCGGCCTTGTTGCTGTGCGTTCCGGTCTGCGGTACGGCCGCGGCGGCCGTCGTCGTGATGAGTCCGAGCGCCGTGAACAGCGCGAGGAAGGCGGTGACGACGCTGGTCCACAGCGTCAGGACCTTGTTCCGGGCCATGGCCCCTCACTTTCGGGTTGGGCGATTTGCGTACTTTCCTCATGATGTGTATGCGGATCGCGAAGTGGTGGACCGACGCCCGTGGCGCGTCGATGTTCAGATGAACACCACCCGTATGGCGGCAAGGCGGTGCAAAAGGTGCGCAGACGTGAGAGAGGCGGGCAAACATGACCGCATGTGAAGGTGTGATCACCGTCCGATCAGAACGGCCGCGTCCGCTTCTAGAGGGGCCCGTTGACCGGCAGTTGACGACCGACGCAGGTCACCGATCGGTATCGGCCGGTGTGTATAGTCGGGCGCCAGAAGTCCCCTACGTCAAGGAAAGACGAGGTCGCGCGGTGAAGAAGCTTCTCCTGGTCGCACTGGCCGCCATCGGCGGGCTCCTCGTGTACCGCCAGATCCAGGCGGATCGCGCCGAGCAGGATCTGTGGACGGAGGCGACCGACTCCGTGCCCACGGGTTCGTGAGTACGACCGACATTCGGTCCTGAGCAGACCCCGGCCGTCAAACGGTCGGGGTTTTGTGTTGCCCGTGTCCCCCTGCGAGGGCGAGGGGGAGCGCGGCAGGATGGGCACGGTCGTTCGGGGCGGGCGGCGACAGGGCCGGTGAACGCGAGGGGTGGCGGGTCATGCGACGGTGGTGTACGGCTCGACGGTGTGCCGGAGCGGGGCGCGACCGGCCGACGGGAACCGTCCGACTGGCCGCCGTGACCGCCGTACTGGCCACGACCGCCGCCCTGCCCGGCGCCACGGCCCTCGCCGCCGGTGCGCCCGCCGGGTACGGCTTCGCCGACGACGCCCGGCGGATAGCGGGCGCGAGCGCCGCCTCGGACGCCGCACGGCTGGAGGCCGGCTCGACGTACCGCAGTTCCCTCCCGAGGAACGGTGTCCTCTACTACCGCCTCGACCTCGACGCCGCCTCCGACGCCTATGTCGCCGTCACCGCCGTGCCCGGCCCCGACGGCGAGGTCACCGCCGTCGACGGCATCCGGGTCTCCGTGCGGGACGCCGACGGGGGCTCCTGCTCCGTGGACAGCGCCACCTTCGGCGCCGCCCGCAGCCCCCGCCCGGTCACCGCCTGGGGCACGCGCGAGATCGCCTCCGGCACGCATCGGTGCCAGGACCCCGGCCCCTACTACGTCACCGTCGAACGGACCCGGCCCAAGGACTCGCCGCCGGACGCCTGGGACCTGGAACTCACCACCGCCACCGAACCCCGCCCGCGCCGGGCCGGGCCGACCGGGGCGCCCGAGGCCTGGGACTCCGCCTCGCCCGAACCCCTGGCCGGCGAGCCGGAACGCCGGGCGGGCGGCGACGGATTCGCCCGTGCCACCCCCGTCGGACAGGGCGTCTGGCGCGACGACATCCGGCCCGGACAGACCCTCTACTACAGGGTGCCGGTCGACTGGGGCCGCCAGGTGTCCGCGACCGCCGAACTCGCCGACTCCGCGGACGCCTCCGGCTACGCGACCGCCGCCCTGCGCCTCGCCCTGCACAACCCCGTACGCGGCGAGGTCGACGACGCCGCCAAGGGCTACACCGGCCGGCGCACCACCGTCGGCCTCGCCCCCCTGCCACCGGTGGCGTACTCCAACCGGTACGCCCCCGCGGGGCAGGTCGGCGCGATGCGGTTCGCCGGCGACTACTACGTGGTGGTCCACCTCGCGGCGCAGACGGCCGACGCCTTCGGCGAGGGCCCCTTCGCACTGACCCTGCGCCTACGGCTCGGGGGAGCCGCGGAGAGCGGCCCCGACTACGCGGGGCAACCCCGGCCCAAGGGCCTCTTCGACGTCTCCGCACAAGAACGGGTGGCCGCACCGCGAACCGGGGCCGCCACCGACGCGGACCCCGCCATGAAGGCGCTCGCCGTCGGCGGGATCGGCACCGGCAGCCTGCTCCTGCTCGGCCTGGCCGTGTGGACGGTGGCGGCCCGACGCAGGTCCTAGCCCCGGAGCGGGCTCAGACGCGGGTCAGCGCCCACAGGCCCACGCCGTAGCAGGCCAGCGCGATCACCAGCAGCGGCCAGACCACCTTCGCCGGGGGACCGGAACGCCGCCGCCGCCGTGCCCCGCGGTGCTGCGCGGGAGGGGCGGACCGCGGAGACCGCGCGGTGTACGGGGCGGTGGGGACGTCGGCACGGTCCCCCGGGGACGGAGCCGCCGCCCGGTCGGGAAGGGACGGGGCGTGCGGCGGCCGGTACTGCGACGCGTACGGCGCTTCGTACGGCGCTTCGTACGGCGCTTCGTACGGCGCTTCGTACGGTGCTTCGTACGGCGGTGCGTACGGCCGTTCGTGCGGCGGTGCGTGCGGCGACCGGTCCTGGGACGGGTGCTGCTCCTGGGCCGGCGGCCGCGCATCGGCCGCCCGTGCCGACGTGGCGGTCGGCTGCGGAGGCGGCAGGTGGAAACTCCCGGTCTCCGACATGCCGCCCGCCCGCTCGCCCCGGGGGGCCGCCGCCGACGGGGTCCCGGCCGGGGCGGGCGCAGGGGAGGACGGGGGTGCGCGGTCCGGCGCCGGTGAGGCGCCGGCCGGGGCCGCCGGCGCCCAGGGGGAGCCGACGGCGCGGCGTGCGGACCCGAGCCCGGGCCGGCCGGCCGCCGCGGATCGGTCGCTACGTCGTCCACGCCGGACGCCTGTTTGAGCGGGCCGTCGGCCTCGAACCCCGGCGGCAGCGGGCCGACCTGGTCGAATATCTCGATCAGCTCGTCGTCGGGCCCCGGCTCCGCCAGCAGCTCCGCCGCCGAGGCCAGCGCCTTGCGCGCACCGGTCGCGGTACGGAACCTCGCCGCCGGATCCGGCTGCACCAGCGTCGCCACGACCTGCCACAACGGCTCGGGAATCCCACGTGGCGCGGCGGGCGTACCGTGCTCGGCAAAGTGCTGCACCAGCGCCTTGGCGTCGGGCTTGGCACCCTCCAGCAGATACAGGGCGACGAGCCCCACGGCGAACAGGTCGGAGGGGAAGTCCGGCTCCGACCCCAACAGCTGCTCCGGAGCGAGGTAACCCGGCGTCCCCACCACGAGGTTGGTCTCCGTCAACCGGGGCTCACCCAGCCGCATCGCGATGCCGAAGTCGGACAGCCTGAGCCGCGGACGACCCGTCCCCGTCGCCTCCAGCAGCAGGTTGGCGGGCTTGATGTCGCGGTGCACCACGCCCTCCCCGTGAACCGCCGCCAGACCCGACAGGAGCTGATCGAGCAGCGTGCACACGAAGCCGGGCGGCAGAGGACCGTAGTCCCCGACCAGATGGACGAGCGAACCGCCCGTGACCAGGTCCATGGTGAACAGGACCTGATCGTCGTCGGCGGCCCAGCTCGCGGGCGCGAGCACATGGGGGTGATCGATCCGCAGCGCCTGCTCACGGACGAACCGCAGCAGCGCGTGCGCGTCCCGCTGCTGGAGCACCTTCGCCGCCACGTAACGCCCGCGCCGGTGGTCCCAGGCACGCCAGACGGCACCCACCCCGCCCCGGCCGATCGGATCGACCAGCTCGTACCGGCCCGCGAAGACCTCACCCATGGCTGTGCGCCGCTCCTCCCCTGGGACCTGTCGCGCCCTTCCCGCGGCCCGGCCGCCGCCCCCCGGCGGCGACCGGCCCCGGGATCAGTTCTGGTGGGACTGGTAGTGCGCGACCGCGTCCGAGGTGCGGCCCGCGCCGTACACCCGCAGGAACTCGGCCAGCTCCGGGTGCGAGGCGGAGAGGGCGTCCGCCGCGTCGATGATGTCCCCGGCGGCCGCCACCGAGCGCAGCAGCGACTGGATCTCACGGACCACCCGCTTGACCGTGGGCGCACCCGAACTGCTGGTCGTCGTGGTGGTGTTGCTGAGCACCGAGCCCCCCTGCGACTTCCTGATCTCGTCCATGCGCTCCGTCGCCTCGGCCGCGCTCGCACTGCCGTCGGCGACCTGCCCCGCCAGGTCCTGCAGCAGCTGGACCCGCTGGACCACCGCCGGGTTGCCGATCTTCGCCCGCTGGCCGCTCATCAGCTGCGACAGCATCGGCGCGGACAACCCCAGGACACCCGCGAGACGCGCCTGGTTGAGACCGAGGTCATCGATAAGCCTGCGGAAGAGCGCCCCCAGCGGCTCCCCGTACCAGTTCCGCTGCAGTTCCCGCGCTCTTGCGGTGGCTTCCTGCTGTGCGGCGTCCATTGCGTCTCCCCATCGCTTCCCCAAGAACCGCAGTTCGCTCCAGCGAACCACGCCGAGCATCTTACGGAGCGTGGTCGTTCCCCGGGACCCCCAATCATTTGTGAGATACGGGGGGCGACCCGGTACTCTTGTCCGCGGCGACCGACGGTCCGCGACACCACGACCGACGCCGCCTTGAGAAGGGGCCTTAGCTCAGTTGGTAGAGCGCTGTCTTTGCATGGCAGATGTCAGGGGTTCGACTCCCCTAGGCTCCACCGCCAAGAACGCCTCCGACCTGCGAGAACACGGGTCGGAGGCGCTCCGCTTTCTCCCCGCGGCGCGCAGCGGCCCCGCCGCCGGGCCCGGGCGGCGCGGAGACGTTCCTCACCGCCGCCCCCCGCTTACCGCGCCCCACACCGCACGCGTCATCCGCATGATCGGCAACGACCGGAGGAAAAGGGCCAGTTGAGCACGGTGATGAACCCGCCGGACCACATGCCGAAACCGGAACGGAGCGGCGGACGGCCGCCCGTCGGCACCCCGGTGACGCTGTCTGCTCTTGATATCGTCACCCCACAGGGCACCAACACCACACCCCTGCGGGGCGGTGCCACGTGGCTCATCGCCGTCGGGGCCATCCGGCCGCTACCGACGAGGTGGAAGGGGTAGACCATGCGGGCGAAGGTACGCGCCGCTCTCGACGCGCTCTACATGAAGCGGCTGGTCAGGGAGCTCGAAGGACGCCCACGCCCCCAGCACATCGGCATCATGCTCGACGGCAACCGCCGGTGGGCCAAGATGTCGGGCATCGACGACCCCCGCGAGGGCTACCGGGCGGGCGGGGCGAAGGTGCTGGACTTCCTGCGCTGGTGCGACTCCGCACAGATCGAGCACGTCACCCTGTTCATGCTGTCCGACGACAACCTCCACCGGCCCGAGGAGCAGCTGAACCCGCTCATCGACATCATCGCCGAGGTCGTCGAGCGGCTGGCCGCGCCCGGCAACCCGTGGCGCGTCGAAGCCGTCGGCGCCCTGGACCTACTGCCCGCCGAGTCCGCGAGCCGCCTCAAGACCGCCACGGCCGCCACCGAGGACCGCAGGGGCGGCACCAAGGTCGACGTCGCCGTGGGCTACGGAGGCCGACGCGAGATCGTCGACGCCGTGCGCTCAGCCCTGACCGAGCACAGCTCCCAGGGCGGTGACATCGACGAGTTCATCGAGACGTTCACCATGGAGCACATCTCCAAGCACCTGTACTCCAAGACCCGGTCCGAGTCCGACCTCATCATCCGGACCTCCGGTGAACAGCGCCTCTCCGGCTTCCTGCTCTGGCAGTCCGCCTACGCCGAGGTGCACTTCTGCGAGACCTACTGGCCGGACTTCCGCGAGATCGACTTCCTGCGCGCGCTGCGCTCCTACTCCCTGCGGGAACGCCGCTACGGGCGTTGAGCGCTGAGTACCGAGCGCCGCGTACGGGGCGTCGAGCCGTCGGAGCCGGTCCTCGTTTCACGTGAAACATCACCGCGGGGCGGAAGACTCCGAGTCTTCCGCCCCGCGGTGATGTGAAGAACGGCCGCCGCCGGGCCGACGAGGGTCAGCGGGGTTCGTCGCCGTCGGCCGCCTCGTCCTGCGCCTGCTTGGCCTGCACCTCGGGATCGAGGACCGTGTCACCGGTACCGTCCACGGACGTCAGTCGTCCCGACTCGGCCACCTCCGTCGCCTCCGGCGGCTCCACCAGCCAGTCCGGGTTGGCCTGCTTGTCCCACCACTTCCAGACGGCGAAGGCACCGCCCGCGACGACACCCACCACCGCCAGAGCCTTGGCGACACGGCCGGCGCCCGACCGTCGCCGGTGCTTGCGCGTCAGCTTCTCGATCTCCTTCGCCGTGACCTGGCCACGCAGCGCGGCAAGCGCCGCGGCGCCCCGCGCCGTGGCCTCGTCCCGCACGGGGCCGGCCGCGGCCACCGCCTGCTCGATCCTCGGCCGTGAGTAGTCGGCCGCCTGCCGAGCGGCCAGACGCGTGCGGACCGCCGCCTCCTGAGCGGCCGCGTCCATCTTCGGCGGCACATGGGTACGGGCCTGCTCCAGCCGCGGCGCGAGATGCGCACCGTACTGAAGACGGGCCTGGTCTGCGGCCTGGGACACCTTGGGCGCCAGCCGTACGCGCGCCTCCTGTGCATAGTGAGCGGCCCTGTCCTTGGCCGTGTCGGCGTAGGGCGCCACCACTTCCGCGGCGTGCAGCACGCTGTCCTTCGCCGAACCGGTCGCGGCGCGCACGCTGTCGATGCGGGTCACGGGTTCCTCCTCCTCGGTGGCGTACGGTAATTCGACTTTCCACCCTTTTACGGATCATGCCTGGGGACGCACCGCCAGGCATGTGAGGGCGGGCATCCGGGTCACGGACGATGCCGCCGGGGTCCTCTGGGGCACGTGGTGACGAAAGTTGCGAACACGAGCTGATCAACGTCGACAACGGATGAATACCGGACAACGCCAGTCCGTCCACGACAATGCCACGGATCGGCGCCCCACGCTCGTGACCCAGCGGTATGAGCGATGCACGCGTCCGGGACCGTGCGAGGATCGACGCGCACAACAGGACGACGGAAGGCACATCGTGGCCGAGCAGCTCTACGCCACCCTGAAGACCAGCCAAGGTGACATCGAGGTCCGGCTGCTGCCGAACCACGCCCCCAGGACGGTCAGGAACTTCGTCGAGCTCGCCCGCGGCGAGCGGGAGTGGACCCACCCCGCCACCGGGGACAAGACCACGGCCAGGCTCTACGACGGCACCGTCTTCCACCGTGTCCTCAGCGGCTTCATGATCCAGGGCGGCGACCCGCTGGGCAACGGCACCGGCGACCCCGGCTACCAGTTCCCGGACGAATTCCACCCCGACCTCGCCTTCGACAAGCCCTACCTGCTGGCCATGGCCAACGCCGGGCCCGGCACCAACGGCTCGCAGTTCTTCATCACCGTCTCCCCGACGACCTGGCTCAACCGCAAGCACACGATCTTCGGCGAAGTGACCGACCCGGCGAGTCAGCAGGTCGTCGACTCCATCGCCGCGGCCCGGACCAACCCCCGCACCGAGCGGCCCGTCGACGACGTCGTCATCCAGAGCGTCGTCGTGGAGACCCGCAACGGCTGACCTCCGCCGGGCCCCTCCGGGCAGGAACCAAACGCCCCGCTTATCCGTAGAGAAGGACGGGGCGGTGCATCTGCACACACCGCCCGAAGGACGACCGAGGGGAAGCCATGGACCACGCGGCCGCCGGCCCGCCGGACGCCCAGAGCCTGCCCGGCTGCTATCGCCACCCGGACCGCGAGACCGGCATTCGCTGCACCCGCTGCGAGCGCCCCATCTGCCCGGACTGCATGGTCAACGCATCCGTCGGCTTCCACTGCCCCGACTGCGCGGCCGGCCGCACACCCGGGGCCACCGGCCCGGCCCCGAGCGCCTCCCGCCCCCGCACCCTCGCGGGCGGCACCGTCGCGGCCGACCCCCACCTCGTCACCAAGATCCTGATCGGGATCAACGTGGCGGTGTTCATCGCCGTCCAGGCGCTGCCGTCGTCCTTCCTCGGGGACATGGTGCTCATCGGACGCTGGCCCCCCGCCCCCTTCGTCCCGACCGAGGGTGTCGCGGAGGGCGAGTGGTACCGCCTGGTGACCACGGTGTTCACCCACCAGGAGATCTGGCACATCGGCTTCAACATGATCAGCCTCTGGTTCCTCGGCGGTCCCCTGGAAGCAGCCCTCGGCAGATCCCGCTACCTCGCGCTCTACCTCGTCTCCGGGCTGGCCGGCAGCGCTCTCACCTACCTGCTGGCCTCACCCACCACGGCCACCCTCGGCGCCTCAGGCGCGGTCTTCGGCCTCTTCGGTGCCACCGCCGCGCTGGTACGCCGGCTCAACGCCGACATGCGGCCGGTCGTCGTCCTGCTGGTGATCAACCTGATCTTCACGTTCACCTGGGGCAACATCGCCTGGCAGGCTCACATCGGCGGCCTCGTCGCGGGCGTCCTGATCGGCTTCGCCATGCTTCACGCCCCGCGTGAGCGGCGGACGCTCGTCCAGTACGGCACCTGCGCGGTGGTCCTCCTGGTCGTCGTCGGCCTGACCCTGTTGAGGACGGCCCAGCTCACCTGAGCGGTCCGTTGTCCACAGTAGGTGGCGGATCTTGTGCACAGCGTGCGGGAACACATGTGCCCCCTGTCACTGACCCGTGTCGTCGCAGGTCAGGCAGGGGGCGAACATGTTTTCGGAACCTGGGTCGAGCCGGTACTTCCGTCACACCGGCGTCAATGTCCGGGGGGTTAT is a genomic window containing:
- a CDS encoding helix-turn-helix domain-containing protein encodes the protein MDAAQQEATARARELQRNWYGEPLGALFRRLIDDLGLNQARLAGVLGLSAPMLSQLMSGQRAKIGNPAVVQRVQLLQDLAGQVADGSASAAEATERMDEIRKSQGGSVLSNTTTTTSSSGAPTVKRVVREIQSLLRSVAAAGDIIDAADALSASHPELAEFLRVYGAGRTSDAVAHYQSHQN
- a CDS encoding rhomboid family intramembrane serine protease, with the translated sequence MDHAAAGPPDAQSLPGCYRHPDRETGIRCTRCERPICPDCMVNASVGFHCPDCAAGRTPGATGPAPSASRPRTLAGGTVAADPHLVTKILIGINVAVFIAVQALPSSFLGDMVLIGRWPPAPFVPTEGVAEGEWYRLVTTVFTHQEIWHIGFNMISLWFLGGPLEAALGRSRYLALYLVSGLAGSALTYLLASPTTATLGASGAVFGLFGATAALVRRLNADMRPVVVLLVINLIFTFTWGNIAWQAHIGGLVAGVLIGFAMLHAPRERRTLVQYGTCAVVLLVVVGLTLLRTAQLT
- a CDS encoding DUF5324 family protein → MTRIDSVRAATGSAKDSVLHAAEVVAPYADTAKDRAAHYAQEARVRLAPKVSQAADQARLQYGAHLAPRLEQARTHVPPKMDAAAQEAAVRTRLAARQAADYSRPRIEQAVAAAGPVRDEATARGAAALAALRGQVTAKEIEKLTRKHRRRSGAGRVAKALAVVGVVAGGAFAVWKWWDKQANPDWLVEPPEATEVAESGRLTSVDGTGDTVLDPEVQAKQAQDEAADGDEPR
- a CDS encoding isoprenyl transferase is translated as MRAKVRAALDALYMKRLVRELEGRPRPQHIGIMLDGNRRWAKMSGIDDPREGYRAGGAKVLDFLRWCDSAQIEHVTLFMLSDDNLHRPEEQLNPLIDIIAEVVERLAAPGNPWRVEAVGALDLLPAESASRLKTATAATEDRRGGTKVDVAVGYGGRREIVDAVRSALTEHSSQGGDIDEFIETFTMEHISKHLYSKTRSESDLIIRTSGEQRLSGFLLWQSAYAEVHFCETYWPDFREIDFLRALRSYSLRERRYGR
- a CDS encoding DLW-39 family protein, whose product is MKKLLLVALAAIGGLLVYRQIQADRAEQDLWTEATDSVPTGS
- a CDS encoding DUF6344 domain-containing protein, giving the protein MARNKVLTLWTSVVTAFLALFTALGLITTTAAAAVPQTGTHSNKAESASPEAAPAAATAWSRSRTGSLPPTMKQRIRAEAHGTAPSCRHRPLADATATTAAPDLPGDGAAEAPAQHTAPLQR
- a CDS encoding peptidylprolyl isomerase yields the protein MAEQLYATLKTSQGDIEVRLLPNHAPRTVRNFVELARGEREWTHPATGDKTTARLYDGTVFHRVLSGFMIQGGDPLGNGTGDPGYQFPDEFHPDLAFDKPYLLAMANAGPGTNGSQFFITVSPTTWLNRKHTIFGEVTDPASQQVVDSIAAARTNPRTERPVDDVVIQSVVVETRNG
- a CDS encoding GntR family transcriptional regulator; translation: MPKAYEVIADDLRRSIRAGERAPGDRLPSEADLADHYRRSVPTVQNALRLLSDEGLIDKRHGLGTFVRRPRIPAVRDNRRHQWEKDRARRPLAARAGTGVTEHDTGLGADDLVFHAEYRERRATGELARAFGVPEGTVLLQRAYRTRHSAETAPFNLVTSYLVRDMIAANPALLDEAGEPWPGGTQHQLHTVGIELDRVEERLTARPPTPEEAAALDLPPGTSVILLRKTSYDTDGRVVDVSDVTLPGDRTELLFTTRLERW